Proteins co-encoded in one Ruegeria sp. HKCCD4315 genomic window:
- the purF gene encoding amidophosphoribosyltransferase has protein sequence MCGILGIASRTHDVFAEIYDGLLMLQHRGQDASGIVTFNGEFFREKKANGLVKDVFNAQDAETLLGHVGMGHVRYPTAGSLSAAEAQPFFVNAPYGIYLVHNGNITNTAEQREKVTGKYSRHLRTTSDSEILLNVLADKVADAIKVNGNAEPIRNLFAGVKMTMERVQGAYSVICLVAGVGMLAFRDPFGIRPLSVAKRTVDGAGDDYAFASEDVAFGINGFEKLRDLRPGEAILIDLDGNMHEFQAVEGKLTPCIFEYVYLARPDSLLDGVSVYKTQMRMGQTLAKQIQESGLEIDRIIPVPDSARPVALEAAKITGIPYREGLVKNRYVGRTFIMPGQAERQKSVRRKLNAVPLEFDGHSVLLIDDSIVRGNTIKKIVQMCRDAGAKKVYVASASPPVKYPNVYGIDMPTKAELIANGKEIEEIREELGADALFYQHLDDLIWAAKEGNPEIEAFDCSCFDGNYITGSVSEDYLDNLENSSRVSQKRADMQVPGGSWNAAKLASG, from the coding sequence ATGTGTGGGATTTTGGGAATCGCAAGCCGGACACATGATGTGTTTGCCGAGATCTATGACGGGCTGCTGATGCTGCAGCACCGGGGTCAGGATGCCTCGGGGATCGTGACCTTCAATGGCGAGTTTTTCCGCGAAAAGAAGGCCAACGGGTTGGTCAAGGATGTGTTCAACGCTCAGGACGCGGAAACCCTTCTGGGCCATGTCGGTATGGGCCATGTCCGGTATCCCACCGCAGGTTCGCTCAGCGCGGCCGAAGCGCAACCGTTCTTTGTGAACGCGCCATATGGCATCTATCTGGTTCACAACGGCAACATCACAAACACCGCCGAACAGCGCGAAAAAGTTACAGGCAAATACAGCCGTCACCTGCGCACTACCTCAGATTCAGAAATCCTGTTGAACGTGCTGGCCGACAAAGTGGCCGACGCGATCAAGGTGAACGGCAATGCAGAACCCATCCGCAACCTGTTTGCAGGTGTGAAGATGACGATGGAGCGGGTTCAGGGCGCTTATTCCGTGATCTGTCTGGTCGCAGGCGTTGGAATGCTGGCCTTCCGCGATCCGTTTGGCATTCGCCCCTTGTCGGTTGCGAAACGCACAGTGGACGGCGCAGGGGATGATTATGCGTTCGCCTCGGAAGATGTGGCCTTTGGCATTAATGGCTTTGAAAAGCTGCGCGACCTTCGCCCGGGCGAAGCGATCCTGATCGATCTGGACGGCAACATGCACGAATTTCAAGCAGTTGAAGGCAAGCTGACACCCTGTATCTTTGAGTATGTCTATCTGGCCCGCCCGGACTCACTGCTGGACGGTGTTTCGGTCTACAAGACCCAGATGCGCATGGGTCAGACACTGGCCAAACAGATTCAGGAGTCCGGCCTGGAAATCGACCGGATTATACCGGTGCCCGACAGCGCCCGCCCTGTAGCGTTGGAAGCCGCAAAGATCACAGGCATCCCTTATCGCGAAGGTCTGGTCAAGAACCGCTACGTCGGGCGTACCTTCATCATGCCGGGTCAGGCAGAGCGACAGAAATCCGTCCGCCGCAAACTGAACGCCGTGCCGCTGGAATTTGATGGTCACAGTGTTCTGCTGATCGACGATTCCATCGTACGCGGGAACACAATTAAAAAGATCGTTCAGATGTGCCGCGACGCAGGTGCCAAAAAGGTCTATGTCGCCAGCGCCTCGCCCCCAGTGAAATATCCCAACGTCTACGGCATCGACATGCCGACCAAGGCCGAACTGATCGCAAACGGCAAAGAGATCGAAGAAATCCGGGAAGAATTGGGCGCGGACGCGCTGTTCTATCAGCATCTGGATGACCTGATCTGGGCCGCGAAAGAAGGCAACCCCGAGATCGAAGCCTTTGACTGCTCGTGCTTTGACGGAAACTATATTACCGGCAGCGTCAGCGAGGATTATCTGGACAATCTGGAAAACAGCAGCCGCGTCAGCCAGAAACGTGCAGATATGCAGGTACCCGGCGGGTCGTGGAACGCAGCAAAGCTGGCGTCTGGTTAA
- a CDS encoding SDR family oxidoreductase, whose product MTDQTKIALITGASRGLGAALAEALAPEYHIVAVARTTGGLEELDDRIKAKGGSATLAPMDITDPNAMATLCRGIHDRWGKVDLWLHTAIHTSALTPTHFIDPKEWAKAVNTNANATSVLIPYVTPLLGENGHAVFFDDPKAGEKFYGIYGATKAAQMALARSWAAETERTGPRVSIVEPAPMPTAVRARFHPGEDRDALNSTASEAARILALL is encoded by the coding sequence ATGACCGATCAGACCAAAATCGCCCTTATCACCGGGGCCTCCCGCGGGTTGGGCGCTGCCCTGGCCGAAGCGTTGGCGCCCGAGTATCACATAGTTGCAGTCGCCCGAACCACTGGCGGACTGGAAGAGTTGGACGACCGGATCAAGGCCAAGGGAGGTTCGGCAACGCTGGCCCCTATGGACATCACCGATCCAAATGCCATGGCAACCTTGTGCAGAGGGATTCACGACCGATGGGGTAAGGTGGATCTCTGGTTGCACACGGCGATCCATACCTCGGCCCTGACACCAACTCATTTCATTGATCCGAAAGAGTGGGCAAAGGCCGTTAACACCAACGCCAATGCGACCTCGGTTCTGATCCCCTACGTTACGCCCCTGCTGGGTGAAAACGGCCACGCGGTGTTCTTTGACGACCCGAAGGCCGGCGAGAAGTTCTATGGCATCTATGGGGCCACCAAGGCCGCGCAGATGGCCCTGGCCCGCAGTTGGGCCGCGGAAACTGAACGCACCGGCCCACGCGTTTCAATTGTCGAACCTGCGCCTATGCCCACCGCCGTACGCGCACGGTTCCATCCCGGAGAAGACCGGGACGCGTTGAACAGCACGGCAAGTGAAGCCGCGCGCATTCTGGCGCTGCTATAG
- the tatB gene encoding Sec-independent protein translocase protein TatB, protein MFDLGWTELLVIGIVALIVVGPKDLPVLFRNVGRFVGKARGMAREFSSAMNEAADQAGVNEIKKGLDAAANPVGSAMDGVKQAAQDMAKSIDPTKFDPDSETGKLAAERAEQAKKIQATTARAAAERKAKEAADALAKAEEAEAALNTESKT, encoded by the coding sequence ATGTTTGATCTGGGCTGGACCGAACTTCTGGTCATCGGCATCGTTGCCCTGATCGTTGTGGGGCCGAAGGACCTGCCGGTGTTGTTCCGCAATGTCGGGCGTTTTGTCGGCAAAGCCCGTGGCATGGCGCGCGAATTCAGCAGCGCCATGAACGAGGCTGCGGATCAGGCTGGCGTGAACGAGATCAAGAAAGGTCTCGACGCTGCCGCGAATCCTGTGGGTTCTGCCATGGACGGTGTCAAACAAGCCGCGCAGGATATGGCCAAAAGCATCGATCCTACCAAGTTCGATCCTGACAGCGAAACCGGCAAACTGGCGGCAGAACGGGCCGAGCAGGCCAAGAAAATTCAGGCCACCACAGCACGTGCCGCCGCCGAACGCAAAGCCAAGGAAGCTGCCGACGCATTGGCCAAGGCTGAAGAGGCCGAGGCTGCGCTGAACACTGAAAGCAAGACATGA
- the tatC gene encoding twin-arginine translocase subunit TatC: MSKTDEIEDTSAPLIEHLAELRTRLIHCVVAFLVGMIICFTVATPLFNFLTNPLCEVLTERGQDCGLIFISPQEGFFVAIKVSLLGGFILAFPYIGMQMWRFVAPGLYKSEKNAFLPFMLASPFMFLLGASFAFYVVTPLAYDFFLGFQQFGAEGEAVADGATAAPLSVVFQGSAQEYLNLTIKFIVAFGLCFQLPVLLTLMGKAGLVSAEGLGAVRKYAVVGILVLAAIVTPPDVITQIILFVVVYGLYEISIFLVARVERKREEQLRADGYYDDEEAEADADHMQDYEEKS; the protein is encoded by the coding sequence ATGAGCAAGACCGACGAGATCGAAGATACCTCGGCCCCCCTGATCGAGCATCTGGCCGAGCTGCGCACGCGGTTGATACACTGCGTCGTGGCTTTTCTGGTCGGGATGATCATCTGCTTTACCGTGGCCACGCCGCTTTTTAACTTTCTGACCAATCCCCTATGCGAGGTACTGACTGAGCGTGGACAGGATTGCGGCCTGATTTTCATCTCGCCACAGGAAGGTTTCTTTGTGGCCATCAAGGTCTCGTTGCTGGGCGGGTTCATTCTGGCGTTTCCCTATATCGGGATGCAGATGTGGCGCTTTGTGGCGCCGGGGCTGTATAAGTCGGAAAAGAACGCGTTTTTGCCCTTCATGCTGGCCTCGCCCTTCATGTTCCTTCTGGGCGCAAGCTTCGCGTTCTATGTCGTCACGCCACTGGCCTATGATTTCTTCCTTGGGTTCCAGCAATTTGGTGCTGAAGGTGAAGCCGTAGCAGATGGTGCAACTGCTGCACCTCTGAGCGTGGTTTTCCAGGGCTCAGCACAGGAATACCTGAACCTGACGATCAAGTTCATCGTGGCTTTCGGGCTGTGCTTCCAACTGCCGGTTCTTTTGACCCTCATGGGCAAGGCGGGACTGGTCAGCGCCGAAGGCCTGGGTGCCGTGCGCAAATATGCAGTCGTAGGCATTCTGGTGCTGGCTGCTATCGTGACGCCCCCGGATGTAATCACGCAGATCATCCTCTTTGTTGTGGTTTATGGCCTTTACGAAATTTCGATCTTCCTGGTCGCTCGGGTCGAACGCAAGCGCGAAGAACAACTGCGTGCCGACGGCTATTACGACGATGAAGAGGCTGAAGCGGATGCCGATCATATGCAGGATTACGAAGAAAAATCGTGA
- a CDS encoding twin-arginine translocase TatA/TatE family subunit: MLNNIGLPGLLLIAVVVLVLFGRGKISSLMGEVGKGITAFKKGVKDGTEELEQDASEMAKDVTPETEKDKA; encoded by the coding sequence ATGCTCAACAATATCGGCCTTCCCGGTCTTCTGCTGATCGCCGTTGTGGTTCTGGTTCTGTTTGGCCGCGGCAAGATCAGCTCGCTGATGGGTGAAGTTGGCAAAGGTATCACCGCCTTCAAGAAGGGCGTGAAGGATGGCACGGAAGAGCTGGAACAAGATGCGTCCGAGATGGCCAAGGACGTCACTCCTGAAACCGAGAAAGACAAGGCGTAA
- the radA gene encoding DNA repair protein RadA, with the protein MAKTTSFSCSACGATHTRWSGRCDACGEWNTIVQDVPLSAGPTKKSLGGKRGQSIALTDLSTEETPPPRTLCGVEELDRVLGGGLVPASALLVGGDPGIGKSTLLLQAAARFARAGVKTIYVSGEEASAQVRMRARRLGLEDAPVQLAAETNLRDILTTLEAEKPGLAIIDSIQTMWADNVDSAPGSVSQVRAAAHELTTFAKRHGVSIIMVGHVTKEGQIAGPRVVEHMVDTVLYFEGERGHQFRILRAVKNRFGPADEIGVFEMTGKGLAQVTNPSALFLSERGTPSPGSAVFAGIEGTRPVLVELQALVAPSPHSQPRRTVVGWDSGRLAMILAVLEARCGIPFAGLDVYLNVAGGLKVSEPAADLAVAAALLSAREDTALPADTVVFGEISLSGALRPAPQTENRLKEAQKLGFTAAIAPAGGKTGTVAGLSLTRPSDLVGFVGETFGAG; encoded by the coding sequence ATGGCAAAAACGACTTCTTTCTCCTGCTCGGCCTGCGGAGCAACACATACGCGATGGTCCGGACGCTGCGACGCGTGCGGCGAATGGAACACCATCGTTCAAGACGTGCCCCTTTCGGCTGGCCCGACCAAGAAATCCCTCGGCGGCAAACGCGGCCAGTCCATTGCACTCACGGATTTGTCGACCGAGGAAACCCCACCGCCCCGCACCCTTTGCGGCGTGGAAGAACTTGACCGGGTGTTGGGCGGTGGTCTGGTCCCGGCCTCTGCTCTTCTTGTGGGCGGAGATCCGGGCATCGGTAAATCCACGCTGCTATTGCAGGCTGCTGCCCGGTTCGCGCGTGCTGGTGTCAAAACCATCTACGTCTCGGGCGAGGAAGCCAGCGCACAGGTCCGGATGCGTGCACGTCGTCTTGGGCTTGAGGACGCGCCAGTCCAACTGGCCGCAGAAACCAACCTGCGCGACATCCTCACGACGCTTGAGGCCGAAAAGCCCGGTCTGGCAATTATCGACTCGATCCAGACCATGTGGGCCGACAATGTGGACAGCGCGCCCGGATCGGTGTCACAAGTCCGGGCCGCAGCCCATGAATTGACCACATTTGCGAAACGACACGGTGTGTCGATCATCATGGTCGGCCACGTTACGAAAGAAGGTCAGATCGCGGGCCCGCGCGTGGTCGAACACATGGTCGACACTGTGCTGTATTTCGAGGGCGAACGCGGCCACCAGTTCCGCATCCTGCGCGCGGTCAAGAACCGCTTTGGTCCTGCTGATGAGATCGGCGTCTTCGAGATGACGGGCAAAGGGCTGGCGCAGGTTACAAACCCCTCCGCCCTGTTCCTGTCGGAACGCGGCACGCCCAGCCCCGGTTCGGCTGTCTTTGCGGGTATCGAAGGCACCCGCCCCGTTCTGGTCGAATTGCAGGCCCTTGTCGCCCCTTCGCCCCATTCCCAGCCCCGCCGCACGGTCGTTGGATGGGACAGCGGGCGGCTGGCCATGATCCTAGCTGTGCTCGAGGCGCGCTGCGGAATCCCGTTTGCTGGCCTTGATGTCTATTTGAACGTCGCCGGAGGGCTAAAGGTCAGCGAACCCGCCGCAGACCTCGCGGTTGCCGCTGCGTTACTCAGCGCGCGTGAAGACACCGCCCTGCCCGCCGACACCGTCGTTTTCGGAGAAATCTCGCTATCTGGGGCACTTAGACCCGCTCCGCAGACAGAAAACAGGTTGAAAGAAGCTCAAAAACTTGGTTTCACAGCGGCAATTGCTCCGGCGGGTGGCAAAACCGGCACTGTGGCAGGTCTGTCACTCACCCGACCCTCTGATTTGGTTGGGTTTGTTGGCGAAACCTTCGGAGCAGGTTAA
- a CDS encoding CvpA family protein, with translation MEGFTIIDGVVALVIVLSGLLAYSRGFMREVLAIAGWVAAAVLAFIFAPQAVPLVKEIPVVGDFLRDSCELSVITGFAAVFAVALIVVSIFTPLFSSLVQRSALGGLDQALGLFFGIARGILLVAIAFFVYDTVMTGQSYTIVDESRSAKVFEQFSGQIEEQNPEAALGWVTAQYEELVASCTAGNTQPDTTAPAEG, from the coding sequence ATGGAAGGTTTTACAATAATTGACGGGGTCGTCGCCCTGGTCATCGTGCTATCGGGCTTATTGGCCTACTCACGTGGTTTCATGCGCGAAGTTCTGGCTATCGCAGGATGGGTCGCAGCGGCTGTTCTGGCGTTCATCTTTGCTCCGCAGGCCGTCCCACTGGTCAAGGAGATCCCCGTAGTCGGAGATTTCCTGCGCGACAGTTGCGAGCTTTCAGTCATCACCGGCTTTGCCGCAGTCTTTGCCGTGGCGCTGATTGTGGTCAGCATTTTCACGCCGTTGTTTTCGTCACTGGTGCAACGCTCGGCTTTGGGTGGTCTGGATCAGGCGCTTGGTCTGTTCTTTGGCATCGCGCGGGGCATCCTGCTGGTTGCGATCGCTTTCTTTGTCTACGATACCGTGATGACCGGTCAGTCTTACACAATTGTCGACGAAAGCCGCTCGGCCAAGGTTTTCGAGCAGTTCAGCGGTCAGATCGAAGAACAAAACCCCGAGGCTGCTTTGGGCTGGGTTACCGCACAGTACGAAGAGCTGGTGGCCAGCTGCACTGCAGGCAACACCCAGCCTGACACCACTGCACCTGCGGAAGGCTAA
- a CDS encoding ATP-binding protein: MDDQALNRIADALDRMAPAPLAAPDFDEAPAFVWHVEPDRLEPVNQVNRVDLDLLVGINRSRDTLLDNTRRFAAGYKANNALLWGARGMGKSSLVKAVHGTLQSDHPDLKLVELQREDMASVARLLNHLRAAPHRFILFCDDLSFSHDDQHYKSLKAVLDGGIEGRPENVVFYATSNRRHLMPRDMIENERSSAINPSEAVEEKVSLSDRFGLWLGFHPCDQDEYLAMIDRYCAAYGVSVDAGTLRAEAIEWQATRGSRSGRVAWQFFVDLAGRNGVHIA, encoded by the coding sequence ATGGATGATCAAGCCCTGAACCGTATTGCTGATGCGCTGGACCGCATGGCACCGGCCCCATTGGCTGCCCCGGATTTTGACGAAGCCCCTGCATTTGTCTGGCATGTGGAACCCGACCGGTTAGAGCCTGTGAACCAGGTCAACCGCGTCGATTTGGACTTGTTGGTCGGCATCAATCGGTCGCGCGACACCTTGCTTGATAACACGCGTCGGTTTGCCGCCGGATACAAGGCGAACAACGCGTTGTTGTGGGGCGCGCGGGGCATGGGGAAGTCCAGCCTTGTCAAGGCAGTGCACGGAACCCTGCAATCGGACCATCCGGATTTGAAGCTGGTCGAATTGCAACGCGAGGATATGGCGTCGGTTGCACGCCTTCTGAACCATCTGCGCGCTGCGCCGCACCGGTTCATCCTGTTCTGCGACGATCTTTCGTTCAGCCATGATGACCAGCATTACAAATCGCTCAAGGCCGTTCTGGACGGTGGTATTGAAGGTCGCCCGGAAAATGTTGTTTTCTACGCCACCTCGAACCGTCGTCACCTGATGCCAAGGGACATGATCGAAAACGAACGCTCCAGCGCCATTAACCCATCCGAGGCGGTTGAGGAAAAGGTTTCGCTGTCCGACCGTTTTGGACTTTGGCTGGGCTTTCACCCCTGCGATCAGGACGAATATCTGGCCATGATTGACCGCTATTGCGCGGCCTATGGCGTATCGGTCGATGCAGGCACTCTGAGGGCCGAAGCCATTGAGTGGCAAGCCACGCGCGGCTCACGCTCAGGCCGCGTTGCCTGGCAATTCTTTGTCGATCTGGCCGGTCGCAACGGCGTTCACATCGCCTGA